In the Urocitellus parryii isolate mUroPar1 chromosome 1, mUroPar1.hap1, whole genome shotgun sequence genome, gtgaaataaatgaagaaaatatgatctCTGTCAACAGGGAAGCCCACAATCTTGCAAGAGATGGACATCGTCTGAAATAATTGCAAACAAAGTAATAAGTTCTAATTGTCCACTCTTAttcaagagaatataaaaataaagggaagtattttaaaaaatattaccgTGCTGGGGTTTACTTTGTATGCAGTCAAGAAAATGCCACAAATGGTTTTAATTGTTATGAAAGAGAAATACTCTGGTAAAGTCTGGAGAAAATCTAAAGATGAACTGCTTTATAAAAAAATACCTAAACTGTATATGCTTCTAATGATGCACCAGGCACTATCCTAAGCATCTGCATTTGTTGCCCAATTAATCCAAATAATAACTGTAATAAATGCGGGTgaattattattccttttctacAAAAGAGGACACGAGGCAGAGGGTTCAAGAAAGAttttcaggtttgcacagctATCCTTTGCCTGTGCCAGGCTATGCACCCAGGCACGAATGAACTAAGCAGGTTTACAGtgtttttttattctgaaatatataaatagggGGAtccacatgtgtgtatatgtgtggccTATTTAAGCATAAAGAAAAGTATGGAAAGATTCACATCAAACTGTTAGTGGTTACACTGCTTATTAGATGAAAGGTGTTGAATATGAGAAGGGAGTGTGTGTGATGAGACAGAAGTCTTGACTATAGTGACTCCAATTTGTGAAACAGCCATGCCACCTAGAAAGGTTATGCCTGGGgcaagttgtttttccttttgttgtggaAACCCTCAAGAACACAGAACTGTCtaactgggctctgtttctgtaccTGGGTTAACTGGCTTATTCTGATTGGCTAAGCCTCCCACCACCTGACTTCAATCTGCCCCTTTTTGTGATTTCGCCTGCTTGCATGGGCTAAACCCCctaacatcccttttgtggttttttggcttaaatatgaggccAAACTGAAGGGAGTACGTCACTCTGACTATCTTGGTTTTAGAGGGTACAGTGTCTACCACTGGCCAGAAATAAAGccttaattggaatggcaatgagtggtctgagagttatttgagGGTCTCAGTATCAGTATAAATGTGGAGAgtaattgatttttcttcataCAATAACAGTTTCCTTTACTTCCTTTACTATATAATTAGTATGCATTGCTTTCACACCCTACACATTTAAAGTATGAAATTTGATGGTTTTTTTTACATTCCCAGGTATCCCTGTGGTCtcttctcaaataatttttttttctcatagcagggattgaacccatgggtggtTAACCATTGAGACATCCCCAGcatttgctaaattgctgagactgaacttgcaatcctcctgactctggAGCTGCttagatgacaggtgtgcgctacTATACCCAGTACAGGATGTATTTTATGTTGTGCATATTAACCTTCATTATTATGCACATTGCAAATACCTCCCAATATGTCtgtattctacattttatttaatccattcatctgtcaatagTGAGTCAACCATGGGTCACTTCCATtttggctatcatgaataatgttatataaatatagatttgaTAGTTAATTTTAGAGCTGGCTGCATTAAGACTAACACAGAGAATTGGTAAACCATTATTTCTGAATGTGTCTGTAAGGGTATTTCCAGGGTAGATAGCATGTTAGTCAAGGGATCAAGTAGAGAAAATCTGCTCTCATTCTTGAGCAAGCTGTGTCCAATTAGCTGGGAACAGGctagaacaaaatacctgagaaaaggtttattcttttctctttcctagaaCTAAAACCCTAATTTCTCTTGCAATTAGACGTCAGATTTCCAGGTTCCCCAGCCTTTGGACTCCAGGACTTTACCCTGGGGGTTGGGGGCCCAGGTTCTCAGGTTTCAGCCTCAGATGATAGTTACAACATTGATTCCTTTTACTGAGGTTTTTTAGACTTGGACTGAGCCATGCTACCAGCATTCCAGGATCTCCAGCTTGCAGGTGGCCTGtgggcttctcagcctccatgaATGCATGTAAAACTTCCCCTACTGGCCTCacgcctctttctctctctataatACACCACACATTGGTGGTGTCTCTTTAAACAGCCTTAACTAATATGATGGGTATATTTCTTTGAGAACCTGCTATCCAAAGTATATATACCTAGAAATAAAATGGCTATGTCATAtggtattctatttttatttacttttttaggaaACTCTGTGATGTTTTTCACAGAGATATAACATATCACACTTTCACCAAGAGTATGCTaggagttccaatttctccacattctcaatAATACTTGTCATTTTTGGATATTTCTTAACAATATTCATTCTAAGATATGAAATAAGATATCCTTAAGGTTTTGATTTACATTAGCCTAATGATTATGGATTTGAACAACTTTTTGTATGCTTAATGGCCATTTTTATGTCTATTAAACTCcttggcatatttttaaattgggttactTTGGTTTTTGTTGAGTTGTAGGTGGTGGTCATTACATATTATGGATAGTAACTATTAGCAGATATGTGGTTTGAAAATACTTCCTACCAATGTtgattttgtctttggttttaattttgacGAGGtccctatttttacttttacatctTATGCTTTTGGGTCATATCTAGGTTTTCTgaaaagagttttatagttttccaaattatgtttaagtatttcatatattttaagttattttgtaCATATGGCATGATTTAAGGACCTGAATTCATTCTTTGTCATGCAGATAGCCAGTTTTTCAGAACTGTTATGTGGAAgagactatcctttctccattgtatCCATTTTGGCATACTGTTGACCTCTCCTACCTCCTTTCTTCCTAACCTTAGTCTTTCTCTATTACAAGTTCgttcacagaaaacaaaactggcAACATGGTATACTAAGTGTTATATTTAGGATTTCAGAAGTCTGGGTCCAAACTTCACCCAACATTTGCTATGTGTGCTTGAATATGTTACTTAAACCCATTGATCCTTAGCTTCATTGTGATTAAGCCAGGACATAgcaaaatatcaatataaaacaagtaatttttacaatgtttttatatgaataatgacaatttatgcaaaataaatttgcaaataatGATTGTTATTGGAATAAAACATGACTAAACCAAACTAAAATTCAAGAAGTCTGTAAtgggttttaaataaatatatctacacTTTTTTATATGAAACTATCATTTAATACATGGAATGAAATAATAGtgatggaaatgtggttctgccATGCAGATAGACATGTGGAAAACTGGAAGAGAGAACAATGTAGAAGTAATCGTTCACATACATATTGAAATTGTATTTAGGAGTCTTTTcctttgattgtttttatttattgaataactattagaaataaatgttttttctacataattttcttCTGCCTGCTGAAGTAccacaagaatattttttaatttcatttttttcctcttaggtgATCATTTgtactcatttcttctttattctcttctGTGTTACATGGAAAATTTCTTTCCCATGACACAAAGCAGCATGACTGAGATTCTTGGTGAGGCTAACAAAATGTTCCCCTCTCCCTTTATTCAGTGATGTCCAATCAATATTGCATCTTTCTTCAATGGATAATTGACACCAGGTCTGAAATTTACATGCCCCATGAAGTAGTCCATTAAACATTATTTACTCCAAGTATCATAGAAAGGGATCCACTGTAAAGGGACATTTATGATAGACCCCGAGATCTGAATGAATATGGCCAGAGtcacaaataactaaaaaatcaGACTGAACtcatattatggtttggatgtgagatgtcccccaaagcaTGTGAGACAATTCTAGGTTtgaaggtaaaatgattgggttatagccttaacctgaCAGGTGAACTAATCCATGATAGGATTAACTCTGTGGTGACTGGGAGCATGTGTGGTGTGCTAGGAGGAAATGGTTAATTTGGGGTatagctatggggtatatattttgtatatgaagagtggagtctctctctctctctctctctctctctctctctctctctctctctctccctctccttgctgatcatcatgtgagatgcttccctctgccacactcttccacaaggatgtactgcctcacctcaagttctgaggaatggaaccagctgtctatggattgagacctctaaaactgtgagtccctaaataaacttttcctcccctaaacttgttcttgtcagatacttttagtcagagcagcaaTAATTCTAACCAGAACAACTAATATCTTCTTCCTTTATCATAATGCCATTTCTACAGCACCACATTGGTATCCACTGGAACAATGTGGTCATTCTGAACTGATCCTTTCCTGACTCTCAGACATGCCAAGAACCCAATCTCATTCTGCATAAGTGGACACAATGCACCCTATTCCCATCTCATTCCCTTAGAAAGTGGAGATACAAATCAGCACTTACTCCCCACTGCACAGTGATCATAGCAAGTAAATATCTCAAGACATCTCCCGTTCAAACTTCCaaacaaggaaaacaataaaacccTGGGGCCAACAGAGAACTGTTTTCTCTACACTAAGCCAcgaagtgagaccctgtctctaagtaaaacacaaaatagggctcagggtgtggctcagtagtcaaaagcccctgagttcaattcctggtacctcacACTAcccaaaaaaaatctaacatgcAAAAATGTAGCACTGCTTTTCTCTGTtggtcttttttgttcttttctttggtCTATTAGGTATCTTGTGTcatatttccaagtttttttttaatgaccatcATAGGACCAGGATTGACTCCATAGTCAGAGAGCTGGTGACAAGAAATGTTACTACTaactccctttttttcttttatcctgagCTTCTGCCTCTCCCCAGTACCTTCCACAGAGCTCCCTTCACATCCTTGTTCCTTAGGGTATAGATCAAAGGATTGAGCATGGGGATGATTATAGTATAAAAAAGGGCCACAAACGTTCCCTCACTCTCAGAGTAACTGCCTGTGGGTTGGAGGTATGTGTACATGGCTGAGCCATAAAACAGACAAACCACAAGGAGGTGGGACCCACAGGTCCCAAAAGCCTTTCTGCGCCCTGCCATtgacttgatcctcagcactgcctgAGCAATGTGTGCATAGGAGCCTAGAATCAGTGCTGCAGGAACAACAATGATTATGACTCGGGCCACAAACATCTTGGCCTCTGTGCCTCCTGTGTCCTCACAAGCCAACTTCTGGAGTACAAGCatctcacagaagaagtggttcaGGTAATGGAGGCCACAGAGTGGCATGGCCATCATGAGGCTTGTCTGAATCAGAGAGTTCATGAGACCTCCCATCCAGGCAGCAATAGCCAGAGACTGGCAGAGCAGGGGGTGCATGACGGTTGTGTAGTGGAGTGGACGACACACAGCAGCATAGCGGTCAAAGGCCATCACCACAAGGAGCACACACTCAGTTCCACCCAGGGAGAGGTAGATGAAGAGCTGAGCCACACACCTTCCATAGCTGATGGTCCTGTCGAGTCCAGAAAGATTGATCAGCAGCTGAGGCACAGTGCTGGTGGTATAGCAGAGgtccaggaaggagaggtggcagaggaagaagtacatgggcgtgtgcagtCGAGGGTCCAGTCGTGAGAgaatgatgatggtggtgttgCCAATGAGGGTTAGGgagtaaaaaatcaaaatatagataaaaaggATGAGTTCCAGTTGAGGCCAATCTGAGAAGCCCACTAAAATGAAGCCCTCTCCAAAACTGGTGTTGAAACTTCCCATATCCTTTTACCTGCATGAATAACAGAAGACAATAATGCCTCCTATTAAGAAGTTGAATTAAAGCATTACTTTCAATTATCCcttagtatttttcattttctatttcactatTTAGTTCAGCTATGCtcactcttctatttttattcttatcttaTTCCTCCTCATTACATTGAGATTAGGACAAAATGAAGCAATgtgaaaattccttttaaaatctaacatgtggggctgggattgtggctcagcactaaagtgcttgcctagcatgtgcaaggccctgggtttgatccttagcaccacataaaaataaagagataaaataaatgtattgtgtccaactacaactaaaaaatgaacattaaaaaaatgtaatatgtgccggagtggtggtacatgcctataataccagggGTTTAGGAGTCTGAGACAAGAAGATTGtgggtttaaagccagcctcagcaatggtgaggtactaagcaactcagtgagtcctgtctctaaataaaacacaaaatagggcttggatgtggctcagtgtccaagagctcctaagttcaattcctgatatcccacccccccaccaaaaaaaactaACATGCAAAAATGTAGCATTGCTATTTTCTGTTGTTCCGTTTGCCCTTTTCCTTGGTCTACTAGGTATcttatttcatatttccttttaatgacCACCACAGTAAAGAGCCTTAGAATGTGAATTAGGTCCCTACTGATCAATTCTACCATTGACAGCTGTTCCACATTATTGTGAAAAGCTCATATCTATGAGTcttgttttactttcatttaaaactaagaaaataacttatttcacatgattttgatgaaaattaaataatgtagtGCATTCTGCAAGTTACAATAAAAACAGCTATTCTCAATTTTAATAGTCATAATGCTCCATCACTAATATTGGAGTTCCGTGCAATTGGGCCTGCTTAATTTTTTCACCCTTATATCCCTATCCCAGGGCAATGCCTGGGAAATAGAAGgctctcagcaaccatttttgaattaattaatgaatgcaTCCCCCACCCTGACACTGTTCCTTGTGAGCATAATTTTCccagaaatatttgtttcctgtGCAACAGCAAACATTAATATACCCACAGTTTCTTACTTAGTTTTTAAGCATTCCTGATCTGTGAATTCATGGTTTTTATAGTGTCAGAGAGATGTGTTTGATATATTTGAAATTGAGCAGATGCTTATCACAATAATTAttgcaataaataagaaaaacataatcCAAAAGGATTTCAATGTAATGAAACctggaagtttaaaaaataaatggacactttaataaacaaaataatgatatatattgAATTGGGAGAATTGAACTTCTGAATCTCAGTAGGACAAATGTAGAATGGAGGATATGAAACCTGCAAACTTAACAGTCATTTGTAAAAAGTGAAGGACAACccaaatagcaaaagcaattcttagaaagtaaaataaagttttggTATCatactttctgttttcattctttattgcAAAGCAAAAGTGGTattggcaaacacacacacacacacacacacacacacacacacactcagcatGGTGAGaaatccctgtaatcccagcaactctggtgAATAAGGGAAGCAagttgtgaattcaaagccaacctcaagaacttagtgagactctgtctcaaaatctgAAAGTATAAAGGGCTGACAATGTAATGAGTTCAATcccattcctgagttcaatcccctgtactacaTACAGACCAGTGAAACATAAGACAGGACCCAGATATAAATACTAACATATATCGTTAAATTTTTCACCAGAGGAACAAGAAGAAACTATGA is a window encoding:
- the LOC144254223 gene encoding olfactory receptor 2Y1B-like; the protein is MGSFNTSFGEGFILVGFSDWPQLELILFIYILIFYSLTLIGNTTIIILSRLDPRLHTPMYFFLCHLSFLDLCYTTSTVPQLLINLSGLDRTISYGRCVAQLFIYLSLGGTECVLLVVMAFDRYAAVCRPLHYTTVMHPLLCQSLAIAAWMGGLMNSLIQTSLMMAMPLCGLHYLNHFFCEMLVLQKLACEDTGGTEAKMFVARVIIIVVPAALILGSYAHIAQAVLRIKSMAGRRKAFGTCGSHLLVVCLFYGSAMYTYLQPTGSYSESEGTFVALFYTIIIPMLNPLIYTLRNKDVKGALWKVLGRGRSSG